A single region of the Halarcobacter mediterraneus genome encodes:
- a CDS encoding putative bifunctional diguanylate cyclase/phosphodiesterase: MSKLKEVNFWFIYAVISFLIVISALLIFYYEWLINKNQYAQNIINFNKISVQNSISSFRSQESILKILGENLLELDTLNKPENGRKLIDDMKKVNKGLVAFGLSKYNGDLVLVSNMENNKALPNLLTNKYSRRSFEKARDSKKMLLGRTYFFKKMNKWVIPIRIGVQLEEKVAVMTAGIEINGGDTVLNIKELPENITLQLIREDGYLQFKNPVKEKLEEVYYKEVDSFFFKEINKIKQYSSKVITTNIEGKKSMLSIIYIPEYKLYSLVSIPYEEMTKDFNKKLLISMTLLFSLLLVLYFLFNYSIKIQTRTRNQLDFIAKHDILTGTYNRYSLNEEIRSRIEKKENFFIFFLDLDNFKYINDTYGHLIGDKLLKEVAKKLKEKLFRRDFISRNAGDEFIILVNERNDETARMIAKKILDIFTKTIKVDNIEVFTGACIGISKYTSDSKITSSGLLNQADMALHRAKEDRNSYVMFSRAIYGNRKEIVQIETHLRHAINKNELFLMYQPKINAKTKKIVGVEALLRWNSEKLGFISPEKFIKVAEKSSIINDIGEFVIKESQKDILDVWRETNSKFELSVNVSPRQLSSIKEMNRFKKIILNSNFPNDKFIIEITENIFVGDVKRIILFLNTIKSYHISISLDDFGTGYSSLSILSKLPISELKIDKSFIHNMFLNEENMKLVKSIINIGKDINLKVVAEGLEEQKELDLLQSFGCDIYQGYYFSKPLSKEELISYIKTRH, translated from the coding sequence ATGTCTAAACTAAAAGAAGTCAACTTCTGGTTCATATATGCAGTAATTAGTTTTTTAATTGTAATATCTGCACTTTTAATATTTTACTATGAATGGCTTATTAATAAAAATCAATATGCACAAAACATAATAAACTTTAATAAAATAAGTGTTCAAAATAGTATTTCTTCTTTTAGAAGCCAAGAATCTATCTTAAAAATACTAGGAGAAAACTTATTAGAGTTAGATACACTTAATAAACCAGAAAATGGTAGAAAACTTATAGATGATATGAAAAAAGTGAATAAAGGATTAGTTGCTTTTGGTTTATCAAAATATAATGGAGATTTAGTACTAGTTTCAAATATGGAAAACAATAAAGCTCTTCCTAACCTACTTACTAATAAATATAGTAGAAGAAGTTTTGAAAAAGCAAGAGATAGTAAAAAAATGCTTTTAGGAAGAACTTACTTCTTTAAAAAAATGAATAAATGGGTAATTCCTATAAGAATAGGAGTGCAACTAGAAGAAAAAGTAGCTGTAATGACAGCAGGAATAGAAATAAATGGTGGTGATACAGTTTTAAATATTAAAGAATTACCTGAAAATATAACTTTACAATTAATTAGAGAAGATGGTTATTTACAATTTAAAAACCCAGTAAAAGAAAAACTTGAAGAAGTTTATTATAAAGAAGTTGATTCTTTTTTCTTTAAAGAAATAAATAAAATAAAACAGTATTCTTCTAAAGTTATTACAACAAATATAGAAGGTAAAAAATCAATGCTTTCTATAATTTATATTCCAGAATATAAATTGTATTCTTTAGTCTCAATTCCTTATGAAGAAATGACTAAAGACTTTAATAAAAAACTACTTATTTCAATGACATTATTGTTTTCATTACTTTTAGTACTTTATTTTTTATTTAATTATAGTATTAAAATTCAAACTAGAACAAGAAATCAATTAGATTTTATTGCAAAGCATGACATTTTAACAGGAACATACAATAGGTATTCATTAAATGAAGAGATAAGGTCGAGAATAGAAAAAAAAGAAAATTTCTTTATATTTTTTCTAGACTTAGATAATTTTAAATATATAAATGACACTTATGGACATTTAATAGGAGATAAACTTTTAAAAGAAGTTGCAAAAAAATTAAAAGAAAAACTTTTTAGAAGAGATTTTATCTCAAGGAATGCAGGAGATGAATTTATAATTTTAGTGAATGAAAGAAATGATGAAACTGCACGCATGATTGCAAAGAAGATTCTAGATATTTTTACTAAAACAATAAAAGTAGATAATATTGAAGTCTTTACTGGTGCATGTATAGGTATTTCAAAATATACAAGTGATAGTAAAATAACAAGTTCAGGGTTGCTTAATCAAGCTGATATGGCATTACATAGAGCAAAAGAAGATAGAAACTCTTATGTAATGTTTTCAAGAGCTATTTATGGAAATAGAAAAGAGATAGTTCAAATAGAAACTCATTTAAGACATGCAATTAATAAAAATGAACTATTTTTAATGTATCAGCCTAAAATAAATGCAAAAACAAAAAAAATTGTTGGAGTAGAAGCTTTACTTAGATGGAATAGTGAAAAATTAGGTTTTATATCACCAGAGAAGTTTATAAAAGTGGCTGAAAAAAGTAGTATTATTAATGATATTGGAGAGTTTGTAATTAAAGAATCTCAAAAAGATATTTTGGATGTATGGAGGGAAACAAATAGTAAATTTGAATTATCAGTGAATGTTTCTCCTCGACAATTATCGTCAATAAAAGAAATGAATAGATTTAAAAAAATAATACTTAATAGCAATTTCCCTAATGATAAATTTATAATAGAAATAACTGAAAATATATTTGTGGGTGATGTAAAGAGAATAATTTTATTTTTAAATACAATTAAATCATACCATATAAGTATCTCTTTAGATGATTTTGGAACAGGTTATTCTTCTTTAAGTATCTTAAGTAAATTACCTATTAGTGAATTAAAAATTGATAAATCTTTTATTCATAATATGTTTTTAAATGAAGAGAATATGAAGTTAGTAAAATCTATTATTAATATAGGGAAAGATATTAATTTAAAAGTAGTGGCAGAAGGGCTTGAGGAACAAAAAGAGTTAGATTTACTTCAAAGTTTTGGATGTGATATTTATCAAGGATATTACTTTAGTAAGCCATTGAGTAAAGAAGAATTGATTTCTTATATAAAAACAAGACATTAA
- the clpS gene encoding ATP-dependent Clp protease adapter ClpS, translating to MANELEIELDNSLEVSEPKKYKVILLNDDFSTMDFVIEILTKIFRKTIDEATQIMLNIHNNGRDVCGIYTHEIASTKVAQVKTLAREKGFPLKAIMEEE from the coding sequence GTGGCAAATGAATTGGAAATTGAATTAGATAATAGTTTAGAAGTTTCAGAACCTAAAAAATATAAAGTGATTTTATTAAATGATGATTTCTCAACAATGGATTTTGTAATAGAGATATTAACTAAAATTTTTAGAAAAACTATAGATGAAGCAACACAAATTATGCTTAATATTCATAATAATGGAAGAGATGTTTGTGGTATCTATACTCATGAAATTGCTTCAACTAAAGTTGCTCAAGTTAAAACACTTGCACGAGAAAAGGGTTTCCCTTTAAAAGCAATTATGGAAGAAGAATAA
- the clpA gene encoding ATP-dependent Clp protease ATP-binding subunit ClpA, whose protein sequence is MISKELRNIFAQAVNYAKKSRHEYLTTEHVFLMLLHDEVIENLFLDLGLEQNKIFNEVKKYIEENTPVFPENIEDEPIETLTLTSTIENMVAHTQTSGRANASVEDMFVAILRNEKSYATYLLKTAGVERVDILEEISHKDNEIEDIEEIRDDSEENKVLEKNSTELVALAKKGEIDPVIGRTTEINRVIQILSRRKKNNPILVGEPGVGKTAIAEGLALEIANKRVPSFLENSKIYSLDMGSMLAGTKYRGDFEKKLKGLLKEIVKVPNSILFIDEIHTIVGAGSVGGGAMDASNILKPMLSNGKLKCIGATTFTEFRNDFSKDKALSRRFAKVDIDEPTTDDAVTILEGLKSKYEEFHGVSYNKNSIETAVELSKKYITDRFLPDSAIDVIDEVGASKKIEYTTLNKKNIRITQKDVEDTIARMAHIPSKSTSKSDVTLLRSLEKNMQKRVFGQDNAISTIVQSIKRNKAGLGLDKKPIGSFLFTGPTGVGKTEVARELSSQLGIHFERFDMSEYMEAHTISRLIGAPAGYVGFENGGLLTEAVRKHPHSVLLLDEIEKAHPDLMSILLQVMDNAQLTDNSGNKADFQNIILIMTSNLGATEASVMGFAKDTSLNENKAINKFFAPEFRNRLDAVVSFEALSEEIVSKVAGKFIQDLEKQLEDKKIKISITIKAKKQLAKLGYDKSMGARPLTRVISEKIKNVLTDEILFGRLKKGGEVKIDYEKEEFTFSYKPLASTNNSKKNKI, encoded by the coding sequence ATGATTAGTAAAGAATTAAGAAATATTTTTGCACAAGCTGTAAATTATGCTAAAAAAAGTAGACATGAGTATTTAACTACAGAACATGTTTTTTTAATGCTTTTACATGATGAGGTTATAGAAAACCTTTTTTTAGATTTAGGTTTAGAACAAAATAAAATTTTCAATGAAGTAAAAAAATATATTGAAGAAAATACACCAGTATTTCCTGAAAATATAGAAGATGAACCTATTGAAACTTTAACTTTAACTTCTACTATAGAAAATATGGTTGCCCATACCCAAACAAGTGGAAGAGCAAATGCTAGTGTTGAAGATATGTTTGTTGCAATTTTAAGAAATGAAAAATCTTATGCAACATATCTTTTAAAAACAGCAGGAGTTGAAAGAGTAGATATATTAGAAGAAATCTCTCATAAAGATAATGAAATAGAAGATATTGAAGAAATAAGAGATGATAGTGAAGAAAATAAAGTTTTAGAAAAAAATTCAACAGAATTGGTAGCTTTGGCAAAAAAAGGTGAAATTGACCCTGTAATAGGAAGAACTACAGAAATAAATAGAGTAATTCAGATTTTAAGTAGAAGAAAGAAAAATAATCCTATTTTAGTTGGAGAACCTGGAGTAGGGAAGACGGCAATTGCAGAAGGCTTAGCTTTAGAAATTGCTAATAAAAGAGTACCTTCTTTTCTAGAAAATTCAAAAATATACTCTCTTGATATGGGTTCTATGCTTGCAGGAACAAAATACAGAGGAGATTTTGAGAAAAAATTAAAAGGTCTTTTAAAAGAGATTGTAAAAGTACCAAATTCAATTTTATTTATTGATGAAATTCATACAATTGTTGGAGCAGGAAGTGTAGGTGGGGGAGCAATGGATGCTTCAAATATTTTGAAACCTATGCTTTCAAACGGTAAATTAAAATGTATTGGTGCTACAACTTTTACAGAGTTTAGAAATGATTTTTCAAAAGACAAAGCATTAAGTAGAAGATTTGCTAAAGTAGATATAGATGAACCAACTACAGATGATGCTGTAACCATACTAGAAGGTTTAAAATCTAAATATGAAGAGTTTCATGGAGTATCATATAATAAAAATTCTATTGAAACAGCAGTAGAGTTAAGTAAAAAATATATTACAGATAGATTCTTACCAGATAGTGCAATTGATGTTATTGATGAAGTTGGTGCTAGTAAAAAAATTGAGTATACAACTTTAAACAAAAAAAATATAAGAATTACTCAAAAAGATGTAGAGGATACAATTGCTAGAATGGCACATATTCCATCTAAATCAACTTCTAAGTCAGATGTTACGCTATTAAGAAGTTTAGAAAAAAATATGCAAAAAAGAGTTTTTGGTCAAGATAATGCAATATCTACAATAGTTCAATCAATTAAACGAAACAAAGCAGGTTTAGGACTGGATAAAAAACCAATAGGTAGTTTCTTATTTACAGGACCAACAGGAGTAGGGAAAACGGAAGTTGCAAGAGAATTATCTTCTCAATTGGGGATTCATTTTGAAAGATTTGACATGAGTGAATATATGGAAGCCCATACTATTTCAAGATTAATTGGGGCACCAGCAGGATATGTAGGTTTTGAGAATGGAGGATTATTAACAGAAGCAGTTAGAAAACATCCTCATAGTGTCTTATTACTTGACGAAATTGAAAAAGCCCATCCTGATTTAATGTCAATACTGCTTCAAGTTATGGATAATGCTCAATTAACTGATAATAGTGGAAATAAAGCAGATTTTCAAAATATTATTTTAATAATGACTTCAAATTTAGGTGCAACAGAAGCCAGTGTTATGGGGTTTGCAAAAGATACTTCATTAAATGAAAATAAGGCAATCAATAAATTCTTTGCTCCTGAGTTTAGAAATAGACTAGATGCAGTAGTAAGTTTTGAAGCATTAAGTGAAGAAATAGTATCTAAAGTTGCAGGAAAATTTATTCAAGATTTAGAAAAACAATTAGAAGATAAAAAAATTAAAATTTCAATTACTATAAAAGCAAAAAAACAACTTGCTAAACTTGGATATGATAAGTCTATGGGTGCAAGACCACTTACTAGAGTTATTTCTGAAAAAATTAAAAATGTACTTACAGATGAAATCTTATTTGGAAGATTAAAAAAAGGTGGGGAAGTTAAGATTGATTATGAGAAAGAAGAATTTACTTTTTCTTATAAACCATTAGCAAGTACAAATAATTCTAAAAAAAATAAAATTTAA
- a CDS encoding c-type cytochrome has translation MKIVLGSIITVLVFTGCMNSEQDESKSVQENKQEIVSKVENTKESETGLIEQVKDSTSKITQAVKEASKDVAGKVSEESKVLAEKGSAAVKDVEQKAQIVAKELTEEIVKKTKETKENIESSIEKIVETKKQNTSSIDPKSLYIKCAGCHGQNGQLQALGKSQVIKGWDKQKIKDALIGYKNGTYGAAMKGVMIAQMTSLNDEEIDALSEYIASF, from the coding sequence ATGAAAATAGTATTAGGTTCTATAATTACAGTTTTAGTATTTACAGGCTGTATGAACTCAGAACAAGATGAGTCTAAATCTGTTCAAGAAAATAAGCAGGAGATTGTTTCAAAAGTTGAAAATACAAAAGAATCTGAAACGGGATTGATTGAACAAGTTAAAGACTCAACTTCAAAAATTACTCAAGCTGTTAAAGAAGCAAGTAAAGATGTAGCTGGAAAAGTTTCTGAAGAATCTAAAGTACTTGCAGAAAAAGGAAGTGCTGCAGTAAAAGATGTTGAGCAAAAAGCTCAAATTGTAGCAAAAGAATTGACTGAAGAAATAGTGAAAAAAACAAAAGAGACAAAAGAAAATATTGAAAGTAGTATTGAAAAGATTGTTGAGACAAAAAAACAAAATACAAGTTCAATAGACCCAAAGTCTTTATATATAAAATGTGCAGGTTGTCATGGTCAAAATGGTCAATTACAAGCATTAGGAAAGTCTCAAGTTATAAAAGGCTGGGATAAACAAAAAATTAAAGATGCTTTAATTGGTTATAAGAACGGAACCTATGGTGCAGCAATGAAAGGTGTGATGATTGCACAAATGACATCTTTAAATGATGAGGAAATTGATGCTCTATCTGAATACATAGCTTCTTTTTAA
- a CDS encoding MFS transporter has translation MIKSPLKNKTFKKLFTAQVISLIGTGITSIALALLAWDLAKENAGLVLGIAFALKMLAYVFFSPIITTISKKIPRKTWLISLDLLRAFTIIYFPFITEIWEIYLLLFLINLCSAGFTPIFQATISDIIKNEESYKKALSYSRLAYDLEQLLSPTLAALFLSFISFNELFILNAITFLTSAVIIYFTYVKNKQEEVSSFSFIEKVTFGVSSYLKTPRLKALFFLYISVALASSMMITNTVIYVTEYLNKDKNFTAIAMASAGLGSMIVALFLPKLLNKLEIRKVIFLGSFILSLGLLFSSLNPNTILFLLLWFFLGVGLSLIQVPAGFLVRISCKEEDSTNYFTANFSLSHLCWMIAYPLSGYMGVTYGLSTTFILFSFLCVSSTIIAYKIYPNPDKLELKHTHKEFFHYHENEESKHHGEGKTIKEENGHWHKEFTHKHKFVIDMHHRQWPN, from the coding sequence ATGATAAAATCTCCTTTAAAAAACAAAACCTTTAAAAAGCTATTTACTGCGCAAGTTATATCTTTAATAGGAACAGGGATTACAAGTATTGCATTAGCTTTACTTGCTTGGGACTTAGCAAAAGAAAATGCAGGACTAGTTTTAGGTATTGCTTTTGCTTTAAAAATGCTAGCTTATGTATTCTTTTCCCCTATTATAACAACTATATCAAAAAAAATTCCAAGAAAAACCTGGTTAATATCTTTAGATTTATTAAGAGCTTTCACTATTATTTATTTTCCTTTTATTACTGAAATTTGGGAGATATACTTACTTTTATTTTTGATAAATTTATGTTCTGCAGGATTTACTCCTATTTTTCAAGCTACTATTTCCGATATTATTAAAAATGAAGAAAGTTATAAAAAGGCTCTTTCATATTCAAGGTTAGCATATGATTTAGAACAATTATTAAGTCCTACTTTAGCTGCTTTATTTTTAAGTTTTATTAGCTTTAATGAGTTATTTATTTTAAATGCAATTACCTTTCTTACTTCTGCTGTAATCATTTATTTTACATATGTCAAAAATAAACAAGAAGAGGTATCTTCTTTTTCTTTTATTGAAAAAGTCACTTTTGGGGTTTCCTCTTACTTAAAAACTCCTAGATTAAAAGCTCTATTTTTTCTTTATATAAGTGTCGCTTTAGCTAGTTCGATGATGATTACTAATACAGTCATTTATGTAACTGAATATTTAAATAAAGATAAAAATTTTACAGCAATTGCCATGGCATCAGCTGGACTTGGTTCAATGATTGTTGCTTTATTTCTTCCTAAATTACTAAATAAACTTGAAATAAGAAAAGTTATTTTTCTAGGTAGCTTTATTTTATCATTAGGTTTACTTTTTAGTTCTTTAAATCCAAACACTATTCTTTTTTTATTATTATGGTTTTTCTTAGGTGTAGGACTAAGTCTTATTCAAGTACCTGCTGGTTTTTTAGTTAGAATTTCTTGCAAAGAAGAAGATTCAACTAACTATTTTACAGCAAACTTTTCTTTATCACATTTATGTTGGATGATAGCTTATCCATTAAGTGGTTATATGGGTGTTACATATGGTCTTAGTACAACTTTTATTTTATTTTCATTTCTTTGTGTTAGTAGTACTATTATCGCTTATAAGATTTACCCAAATCCTGATAAACTAGAACTAAAACATACACATAAAGAGTTTTTCCATTACCATGAAAATGAAGAAAGTAAGCATCATGGAGAAGGAAAAACCATAAAAGAAGAAAATGGACATTGGCATAAAGAGTTCACCCATAAACATAAATTTGTTATTGATATGCACCATAGACAATGGCCAAATTAA
- a CDS encoding AI-2E family transporter — MKPQYFVIALTVVTLFFMLQLFSPFLKPMIVALLLAVATNSLNIYFKRQIPNQFISSLLMTVLLTAIFFIPVLYCIFSFATLINKIDQKALLEIYNTIDHWVTNMPNDFLFIKDQLNKLLEKIDIKEFIQNLISIGAFLGKNSAKFIIDMIMILIFYFFFNFYSTNLSHYFKEALPLKREDSNTLFYESSNVMSVVLYSILATAVLEGFLFGVFIGFFGYDGILLGVLYGFASLVPVVGGLIMWLPVAIYEIFAGSTTNALAIIAYSIIVISIIADTFIKPIIIKYINQKVVKTPSEVNELLIFFAIVAGLSTFGFWGMIIGPAMVTFFISLLQLLNKFTNDFYSIEKSIDQRK; from the coding sequence TTGAAACCTCAATATTTTGTAATAGCTTTAACAGTTGTAACATTATTCTTTATGTTACAATTATTTAGCCCTTTTTTAAAACCAATGATTGTGGCTTTACTATTAGCTGTTGCAACAAACTCTTTAAATATATATTTCAAAAGGCAAATTCCTAATCAATTTATTTCATCTTTATTAATGACGGTTTTATTAACTGCAATATTTTTTATTCCTGTTTTATATTGTATTTTCTCTTTTGCTACATTAATTAATAAAATTGATCAAAAAGCTTTATTAGAAATTTATAATACAATAGATCATTGGGTTACGAATATGCCAAATGATTTTCTATTTATAAAAGACCAATTAAATAAACTTCTTGAAAAAATAGATATAAAAGAGTTCATTCAAAACCTTATATCTATAGGAGCTTTTTTAGGTAAAAATTCTGCAAAGTTTATTATTGATATGATTATGATTTTAATATTTTATTTCTTTTTTAACTTTTATAGTACTAATTTATCTCACTATTTTAAAGAAGCATTACCACTAAAAAGAGAAGATTCAAATACTTTATTTTATGAATCTTCAAATGTTATGAGTGTAGTTCTTTATTCTATTTTAGCAACTGCAGTTCTTGAAGGTTTTCTTTTTGGAGTCTTTATTGGTTTTTTTGGATATGATGGTATTTTACTAGGGGTTCTTTATGGTTTTGCTTCTTTGGTTCCAGTTGTAGGTGGACTTATTATGTGGCTTCCTGTTGCAATTTATGAGATTTTTGCAGGAAGTACTACCAATGCTCTTGCGATAATAGCTTATTCTATTATTGTAATTTCAATAATTGCAGATACATTTATTAAACCTATCATTATAAAATATATAAATCAAAAAGTTGTAAAAACACCTAGTGAAGTAAATGAATTATTGATATTTTTTGCGATAGTTGCTGGGCTTTCAACTTTTGGTTTTTGGGGTATGATTATAGGTCCTGCAATGGTTACATTTTTTATTTCATTGCTACAATTATTAAACAAATTTACTAATGACTTTTACAGTATTGAAAAGAGTATTGATCAAAGAAAATGA
- the ruvB gene encoding Holliday junction branch migration DNA helicase RuvB — protein sequence MERVVEVEQVSFEEDNAEVNLRPSSWDDYIGQEKIKKNLKVFIEASKKRAEALDHILFYGPPGLGKTTLSYLISNEMNSNIKVTAGPMIEKSGDLAAILTNLDEGDILFIDEIHRLSPAVEEILYPAMEDYRLDIIIGSGPAAQTVKVDLPRFTLIGATTRAGMLSNPLRERFGMHFRMQFYTFEELAKIIQKASLKLDKYCEDNAALEVSKRSRGTPRVALRLLRRVRDFAEVENEDTIKIERCKYALDELGVNDSGFDEMDINLLELLVSNKGKPMGLSTIAAALSEDEGTIEDAIEPYLLANGFIERTARGRVASVKTYELFRLSYPDKDSEGTLF from the coding sequence GTGGAAAGAGTTGTTGAAGTAGAACAAGTATCATTTGAAGAAGACAATGCAGAAGTAAATCTTAGACCTTCTTCTTGGGATGATTATATTGGACAAGAAAAAATAAAGAAAAATTTAAAAGTATTTATAGAAGCTAGTAAAAAAAGAGCAGAAGCTTTAGACCATATTTTATTTTATGGCCCTCCAGGACTTGGGAAAACTACTTTATCTTACTTAATTTCTAATGAAATGAATTCAAATATAAAAGTTACAGCAGGTCCTATGATTGAGAAAAGTGGAGACTTAGCTGCAATTTTAACAAACCTTGATGAGGGAGATATCTTATTTATTGACGAGATTCATAGGCTAAGTCCTGCAGTAGAAGAGATACTTTATCCAGCTATGGAAGACTATAGGTTAGACATTATTATTGGTTCTGGACCAGCTGCACAAACAGTAAAAGTTGATTTACCAAGATTTACTCTTATTGGAGCAACAACAAGAGCGGGAATGCTTTCTAACCCTCTTAGAGAAAGATTTGGTATGCATTTTAGAATGCAATTTTATACTTTTGAAGAGCTAGCTAAAATTATTCAAAAAGCATCATTAAAACTAGATAAATATTGTGAAGATAATGCTGCTTTAGAAGTTTCAAAAAGAAGTAGAGGAACACCAAGGGTTGCATTAAGACTTTTAAGAAGAGTTAGAGACTTTGCTGAAGTTGAAAATGAAGATACAATTAAAATTGAAAGATGTAAATATGCTCTTGATGAGCTAGGTGTTAATGACTCAGGTTTCGATGAAATGGATATTAATTTATTAGAACTTCTAGTTTCAAATAAAGGTAAACCTATGGGACTTTCTACTATTGCTGCAGCATTAAGTGAAGATGAAGGAACAATCGAAGATGCAATTGAACCTTATTTATTAGCAAATGGATTTATTGAAAGAACAGCTAGAGGAAGAGTTGCAAGTGTAAAAACATATGAGTTGTTTAGATTATCTTATCCAGATAAAGATAGTGAAGGTACATTATTTTGA
- the panB gene encoding 3-methyl-2-oxobutanoate hydroxymethyltransferase: MSIIKNDYEKMNITKIKKAKNNKKLTVITAYDALFAKLFEEIADIILVGDSLNMSFAGENDTLSATLEQMIYHTKAVCKGAKNSFVVMDMPFGTYNNETQALKNAVKIYQETNAAAVKVEGGENRAHIVKHLTLNSVAVMGHIGLMPQYVRSEGGYKVRGKTKEDVQQLISDAKAIEEAGAFCLVIEGVMSEAAKKITEAINIPTIGIGAGSDTDGQVLVWSDMLGFFEEFKPKFVRHYLNGAELIKESVNQYRNDVQNKTFPGKEEEY; encoded by the coding sequence ATGAGTATTATAAAAAATGATTATGAAAAAATGAATATTACAAAAATAAAAAAAGCTAAAAACAATAAAAAGCTAACTGTTATTACTGCATATGATGCATTATTTGCAAAGCTCTTTGAAGAGATTGCAGATATTATTTTAGTTGGTGATAGTCTTAATATGAGTTTTGCAGGAGAAAATGATACTTTAAGTGCAACACTTGAGCAAATGATTTATCATACAAAAGCTGTTTGTAAAGGAGCTAAAAATTCATTTGTTGTAATGGATATGCCTTTTGGTACTTACAATAATGAAACCCAAGCCTTAAAGAATGCAGTAAAAATCTATCAAGAAACAAATGCTGCTGCTGTAAAAGTTGAAGGTGGAGAAAATAGAGCTCATATAGTTAAGCATTTAACTTTAAACTCAGTTGCAGTAATGGGTCACATTGGACTAATGCCCCAATATGTTAGAAGTGAAGGTGGCTATAAAGTAAGAGGGAAAACTAAAGAAGATGTTCAACAATTAATTTCTGATGCAAAAGCAATTGAAGAAGCAGGAGCTTTTTGTCTTGTAATAGAGGGTGTAATGAGTGAAGCTGCAAAAAAGATTACCGAAGCAATAAATATTCCAACAATTGGTATAGGGGCAGGTAGTGATACAGATGGTCAAGTTTTAGTTTGGTCTGATATGCTAGGTTTCTTTGAAGAATTTAAACCTAAATTTGTAAGACACTATTTAAATGGAGCAGAACTTATAAAAGAATCTGTAAATCAATATAGAAATGATGTTCAAAATAAAACATTTCCAGGAAAAGAAGAAGAGTATTAA
- the trpA gene encoding tryptophan synthase subunit alpha, whose amino-acid sequence MKKLVGYITSSVPSNNFSVDLALSMKEAGVDILELGIPFSDPVADGPVIEKANQIALKNKFSLKDLFEVSSKIAPNMEMFWMGYMNPFYHYGLGEFLKKAQEFNVEGMIIPDLPYEEAALVNNLFEKYNKVNISFVAPTHTENRIKQIVEKSQKFIYMVAYAGITGSGQSEDLSSIIKTVKKYSTTPLYIGFGVDEKTCKEKVKGVDGVIVGSTFVKHLIDESLSNKEKISKITAAAKEIKEKINE is encoded by the coding sequence TTGAAAAAACTAGTTGGTTATATAACATCTTCTGTTCCAAGTAACAATTTTTCAGTAGATTTAGCATTAAGTATGAAAGAAGCGGGAGTTGATATTTTAGAATTAGGTATACCATTCTCAGACCCTGTTGCAGATGGACCTGTTATCGAAAAAGCAAATCAAATTGCACTAAAAAATAAATTTTCTTTAAAGGATTTATTCGAAGTTTCATCAAAGATAGCACCTAATATGGAAATGTTTTGGATGGGATATATGAATCCTTTTTATCATTATGGATTGGGTGAGTTTTTAAAAAAAGCACAAGAATTTAATGTAGAAGGGATGATTATTCCTGATTTACCTTATGAAGAGGCTGCTTTAGTTAATAATCTTTTTGAAAAATATAATAAAGTAAATATCTCTTTTGTAGCTCCTACTCATACAGAAAATAGAATTAAACAAATTGTTGAAAAATCACAAAAGTTTATTTATATGGTTGCTTATGCAGGAATAACAGGAAGTGGACAAAGTGAGGATTTAAGTTCTATTATTAAAACGGTTAAAAAATACTCTACAACACCTTTATATATTGGTTTTGGAGTTGATGAAAAAACTTGTAAAGAGAAAGTAAAAGGTGTAGATGGTGTAATTGTTGGAAGTACTTTTGTGAAACATTTAATTGATGAATCTTTATCAAATAAAGAAAAAATTAGTAAAATTACAGCCGCTGCAAAAGAAATTAAAGAAAAGATAAATGAATAG